Genomic segment of Ignavibacteriales bacterium:
TCAAAAGATACTCCCGGTGATAAAGCTGATTCATCCGATGTGTGGATTACAGCGGCGAGTAATTATGTCTCAGTATCAAATGGAAAATTGATTTCCGAAACTGATAATGGCAATGGAACAAAAACTTATAAATGGAAAAATAGTTACCCGATTGCAGGTTATTTGATTTCCCTTGCAATGACTAATTATTCACTATATCAAAATCAATTTAATTACGGTGGCAGCAGTCCTATGCCTGTTACTCATTATGTCTTTCCGGAAAACCTTCAACAAAATATATCAAACTTAGACAATACGGTTAACATGCTTCAAATATTCTCTCAGAAATTTGGGCCATATCCTTTCTTACGAGAAAAATATGGACATGCTCAGTTTGGTTGGGGCGGTGGGATGGAACATCAAACAATTACATCATTAGTTTCATTCAGTGAAATGCTCGTTGTACATGAACTAGCTCATCAGTGGTACGGAGATAAAGTTACTTGTAAAGATTGGCAGAACATTTGGCTCAACGAAGGATTTGCCTCTTACTGTGAATGCATTTATAGAGAAGCGAAGTACGGCACTGCAGATTTTAAATCTTACGTAGATAATTTTATGAGTCAAGCGAAAAGTGCTGCTGGAACTATTTATGTACAGAATATTAATAGTATAAACGAAATTTTTAATTCGGCACGTGAATACAAAAAAGGTGCAATAGTTTTGCACATGCTGCGTGGAATTGTTGGCGATGATAACTTTTTTAAGATAATGCAGCAATATGCTAATGAACCCGGACTTGCTTACAACGTTGCAACGACTGAAGATTTTCAACGTATAGCAGAACGAGTAAGTGGGATTGATCTAAATTATTTCTTTCAAGAATGGATTCATGGTGAGAACTTTCCTGTTTATTCCGTAGTCTGGAGTTACAAACAAGATGTGAATGAAAATTATAAAGTTTCTTTAAAGATTACTCAAAGTGTGAACAGCAATCCAAGTTTTTTTACAATGCCGATACAAATAGCTATAACAACTTCAAAGGGACTTGTTAACACGACGGTCATAAACAACGCTCAAGTGCAATCTATAGATCTAATTGTTGATGGAATACCATCTGCGATTCAGGTTGATCCGGGTAATTGGATTCTAAAGACAGTAATGAAAACTACATATCAAGAAAATATTGATCTTTACCCTACTAATTATACATTAGATCAAAACTATCCCAATCCTTTTAATTCTGGCACTTCCATACGATTCGAATTACCCATCGACAGTTACATAACATTAAATATATATGATGAGTTAGGTTCTTTTGTTACTAGTCTCATTAATGAAAAGAAAAGTAAAGGAATTTATGAAGTAAGATTTGATCCCAATAATTACAAACTAGCAAGCGGCATTTATTTTTATACGCTTAAAGCAGGAAACTATTCAGAGACCAAGAAGATGATCATTTTAAAATGATTTTCTTCTCCGCATTAATCTAAGGCATGTAACTCCGGTTTAAAAATGATTTGATTGCGTGTCCCTAAACAAATTTGTACTTTCAATTTGAACTTATCGTAATTCTAACTTAGGTATCTAACTAATTATTTAACCAACCGGAGGATCGTAGATGAAATTCGTAAAATTTACTTATGCAATTTTTTCAATTCTTTTTATCTTCACATCCGTACAGTACTCACAGCAAAATACATTACGAGGAACTGTTAAAGACAATGACGGTAGCCCTTTGATTGGAGTAAACATTTATCTGAAGGGGACCAAAATTGGAACTAACTCTGATAAATTTGGTAAATATGCCCTCAAGTATAACTCGCCGGAAGATGTTGTGGTATTCAGCATGGTTGGATATAAAAAACAGGAAACAAAAACTTCCGGCAAAACAGAATTAGATATCGTTTTGCAAGAAGGTGTTGAGCTTTCCGAAATATTTGTAGTAGGAACGCGCAGCTATAATAGATCGAGTACAGAATCACCAGTGGCAATTGACGTCCTCGATTTGAAGGATGCCGCTACACGTTTTGGTCAGTCCGATATGAATCAAATCCTTCAATATGTTGCACCATCATTTAATTCAAACCGTCAATCGGGTGCAGATGGCGCTGATCATATTGATCCGGCAACTTTGCGCGGATTAGGACCAGATCAAACATTAGTTCTTATTAACGGCAAACGCCGTCATCAATCATCGCTTGTAAATATGTTTGGCTCAAGAGGAAGAGGTAACACAGGAACTGACCTTAATGCTATTCCTCTTTCTGCAATTGACCGCGTGGAAATTTTGCGTGATGGTGCAAGTGCGCAATATGGCTCCGATGCAATTGCCGGTGTTATAAATATTGTTCTCAAGAAAAGTGTTAATGAATTTAGCGGAGGATTAAGTTCCGGCGCTCATTCTGCTTCTTTAAGAACCGACAGAAAATTCGACGGTGAAGAATTTAATCTTGGCGGCAATTATGGTGTTTCCGTTGGCGAGAATGGTTTCTTAAATGTTACGTTAGATTACTCGCGCAAAGGTTTTACTAACAGGCCTGCAGACCCCAATCAATATTCTATATACCGCAATCAGTTCGGCGATGCAAGTCTTGAAAACTTCGGAACATTTTTCAATTCTAGATTCAGCATAAACAATGATGCAACTTTTTATGCATTCGGCGGATTCAACAACAGAAACACAGATGCATTTGCATGGACACGCGAAGCCGGCAGCGATCGCAATATTCCTCAGATTTATCCGAACGGTTTTGATCCTCACATTTTATCTAACATTAAAGATCAGTCATTATCTGCAGGTATGCAGACGAAACTTGGTGAGTGGGATTTAGATTTCAACAACACAATAGGCGTTAACCGTTTTCATTACTTTGTTGATGGAACTTTGAATACTTCTCTTTTAGATAAATCACCAACACGATTTGATGCAGGCGGATTTCAACTTGCACAAAATACAACATCACTTAACTTCACAAGGTACTTCAAAGAATATTTGAAGGGATTGAATATTGCGTTCGGTATGGAATATAGAATTGAGAATTATGAAATCTTCGCTGGCGAAGAAGGATCATGGAAAAATTATGGCGTGATTGATTCTGTTATCAATAACAGAGTTCAAAAAATAGATATACTTGGTAAAGCAGGAGGCGCACAAGGTTTTCCTGGGTTCCGTCCGGAAAATGTATTGAACGAATCACGCACTAACCTTGGTGCTTACGTAGATGTAGAATTGGATGTTACTCCTCAGTGGATGATTGGCGCCGCTGCCCGCTGGGAAAATTACAGCGATTTCGGAAATACATTAAACGCCAAATTCGCAACTCGATTCAAGATAACAGATGATCTTGCTTTAAGAGCATCTGTAAGTACAGGTTTCCGGGCACCATCTCTTGCACAAATTTATTTTAACTCAACATACACAGATTTTGTTGCAGGAGTTGCAGTAGATAAAATTATAGCAAAGAACAACAGTACAATTACTCATGCACTTGGTATTCCTTCATTGAAACAAGAGACAGCAGTAAACGGAAGTCTCGGTTTAACCGCTACACCATTTGATGGTTTCGCTGCAACTATTGATGGTTATATTGTGAATATTAATGATAGAATTGTATTAACCGGCTCTTTCCAAAACGACGATCCGGATATCGGAGCGCAGCTTAAGGCATCAAATGTTGGCGCAGCCCAATTTTTTGCGAATGCACTCGACACTAAAACTACCGGTGTGGATGTGATTCTTGCTTACTCTAAAAATATTGATTCTCATATTTTCAAAATCTCTTATGCCGGTAATTTCAACAATATGGAATTAGGATCTGTTAAAACAAGTTCTAAACTCAAAGGTAAAGAAGATATTTATTTTGGAAGACGTGAAAAATATTTTCTGCTGGCATCTGCACCTAAATCAAAAATGTCTTTTGGTATAGAACACGGCTTTGAAAATATACACACCTCTCTTCGTCTTGTTTACTTTGGTAAAGTTACTTTGATTGACTGGAATGATGCAGAAAATGTTTACGATTCTAAGATTACAACTGATCTTAGCTTCGCATACGATTTCACCAAAAATCTTTCTTTGATTATCGGCGGCACAAATTTGTTTGATGTATATCCTAACAAGCAGGATCCGGGCGCAACAGAATCCGGTGGTTTGTGGGATGCTGTTCAGATGGGCTTTAGCGGAAGATTTCTTTACGGAAAATTGGTGTTCAAGTTATAATTAAATTCTATAATCAAGATTGGCTGTTTGCCAATCTTGATTACTATTTTTCCCCGAGCGCCTCTATTCAATGAAAATAAAACTGTTCGATAATAAATTTATTTCTCTGTAACAGATTAAATTTTGTATGAAGTTGATTTAAAAAATATCAGCGAAACATTAATTTTCCATTCAGCCGCACAATTCATATTTTTCATCCCACATATATCAACCTTAGGAACTAATATGAAAAGAGTGATCTTTACTTCATTAGTATTCTTCTTTTATATTTCTGTTGTTTATGCCGGATTTGATTTCGTCGGTGGAATAAATAATTTCAAATTAGGATCTAACCGTGTTGAGTTTACGCTTAGTAATGCAAAGCTAAACATCTATATAGTTGAACAAAACTTGATTCGTTTCCGGTATACGAATCAAAAAGATTTTTCTCAAGCGCCTTCTTACGCTGTAGTCTATCAACAGTCCGAGAAAACAAAATTCGAATTCAAAGAAGAAAAAGAAAAATTTGTTCTTACCACAAATGAGTTAACAGTTCATATTAAAAAAAATCCGTGCCGAATATCTATCTATGATAAACAAATGAATCTTCTTAACTCAGATGAAGAAAGTTTTGGCGTTTCTTTCGATAATAATGAAGTGCGGTGTTTCAAAAAATTATTTAATGATGAAAAATTTTATGGACTTGGAGAAAAATCGGATGATCTTTTAAAGAACCGTAATCAATATACAATGTGGAATTCGGATTACCCTACCTACACAAGCAGAAAAGATGAACTCTACGTTTCTATTCCCTTTTTCATTGGTACCCGCAACTATAAAGCCTACGGAATATTTTTCGACAACACTTACAAATCATATTTTAACATGGGTGCAAGCAACAACCGTTTTTATTGGTTCGGTGCTGATAAAGGTGAAATGGATTATTACTTCATCTACGGACCGGAAATTAAAAGAGTTATTTCTGATTACACAAAATTAACCGGCAGAATTGAATTACCCCCGATGTGGGCATTAGGTTATCAGCAAAGCAGATGGAGTTATTATCCGGAAGAAACGGTTAGAAGAATTGCTAAAACATTCCGCGATAAAAATATTCCTTGTGATGTAATCTATCTCGACATTCATTATATGGACGGATATAGAGTATTTACTTTTGATAAGAATCGTTTTCCCGATCCGGCAAAAATGATCTCTGATTTGAAGTCAGAAGGATTTAAGATCGTTCCTATAATTGATCCCGGAGTTAAAGCAGATCTGAAATATTTTGCCGCAAAAGAAGGATTAGAAAAAAATCTTTTTGCAAAATATCCGGATGGAATTCCTTATCAAGGAGAAGTTTGGCCAAGCTGGGCTTACTTTCCGGATTTCACAAAAAAAGAGACTAGAGATTGGTGGGGAAAAAATCTTTCTACATTTCTAAATCTCGGCATTGAAGGATTTTGGAATGACATGAATGAACCTTCAACTTGGGGACAAAGTTTTCCCGACATAGTACAATTTGATGATAACGGATTCAATACAGATCATAAAAAAATACATAATGTTTATGCACTCTCGATGGCCCGAGCAACAAGGGAAGGATTAAGACAATATTCCAGCAAGAGACATTTTATTTTAACTCGAGCTGGATTTGCCGGAGTACAGCGTTATTCTGCGGTCTGGACAGGTGATAATGAATCAACAGAAGAACATTTAAAACTCGCATGCACAATGTCTCAAAACTTAGGATTAAGCGGAGTTTCTTTCGTCGGCTATGATGTCGGAGGATTTATGGGTGAACCGACCAATGATATGTATGTTAGATGGATGCAGCTTGGCGCGTTTACACCATTCTTCAGAGGTCATTCTGCCATTGATACAAAAGCACGCGAACCTTTTGCATTCAACGAAACTGTCGAAGAATATTCTCGTCAAGCAATTCAACTTCGCTATAAACTTCTGCCCTTTTGGTATAATGAGTTTTATGTTTCCTCACAATCCGGATTACCGATAATGCGTTCTATGTTTGTGAATTATCCGAAAGATGAAAATTGTTACAGCAATGAAGCCCAGTACCAATTTATGATCGGAGAAAATTTATTAGTCGCACCTGTATTGCTATCAACAGATCGTTTCAAAAAGTTTTATCTGCCCGAAGGTAAATGGTATGATTGGAATGGGAATAAAATAGTAGCCGGCGGACAGTGGTCTGTGATAGAAGTTCCGCTGAACAAAATTCCTCTCTACATTAAAGAAGGTGGTATAGTTCCCATGCAGGAAGTGCAGAATTATATCGGAGAGAAAAAGATAGAACAGCTTGAACTCGTTATCTTTCCTTCCGGGAGATCAGAGTATATTCTTTATGAAGATGACGGGCAAAGTTATCAATATGAAACCGGAAAATATTCATTAACTAAATTTTCTTTAGAGAGAGATTTTAAGATTACTAAATTACTTGTTACTAAATTAAAAGCGGATTTTAAGAGTGACCGGGAGAAATATCTTTTTACTTTACTTGATACAAAACAGCCTAAAAAAATATTTCTAAATGATAAAGAATTACAGAGTTCGGCAGTATCTTTTGATAAAGAAAAAAATATTTTACAGATAAATGCTGACGATGTCGGAAACCTAAATATTCAAATAAAATATTAGATAATATGAAGCGAATTACGAAAATAATTACAGTTCTATTAATTGCTAGTATTACTCTCCTATCACAGAAAACTACGGGTGAAAAATTGTATCTCAAAGAAATAAAATCTCCAGAAACAATTACAGACACGATTGAATTTCAAAAACGTTATTCAGGTCTGGATAAATTCTTCTCAGATAAAAAACTCGGCTCTTACGTTGAGAACAAGAAAACTTATTTCAAATTGTTTACTCCTTCTGCTATAAAAGTAACCCTTTGTTTGTACGACAAACCAGAAAATAAAATCAGTAAAGAATATTTCTTAACAAAAGATGAAAATGGTGTTTGGGAAACTAAACTTGATGGGGAACTCTACGAAAAATATTACGGATATAAAGTTTATCATACCGGAGATGATCTTTCTAATTCGAATATGCCTGTGTGTGTAGATCCTTATGCAAAAGCTGTTACATCTTATACTACTTACATGAATCCGCGGCTTGCTATCGTTACAAAAGAAGAAAAATATGATTGGGAGGGAACAAGTTGGATCCAGAGAGATTGGCGGGATCTTATCATTTATGAAATGCACGTGCGTGATATAACCGCACATAAATCGTCCGGAGCTAAGAATCGCGGTTCATACAAAAGTTTAACAGAAAAAAATATTACCGGAGGACTCAGTTACATTAAATCTCTTGGGGTTAATACAGTTGAGCTTTTACCATCACAAGAATTTGGAAATATTGAAATTCCATTTAAGGATTCACTTTCCGGAAAATACAACACATGGAATCCATACGAACGAAATCATTGGGGATATATGACTTCCAACTTTTTTGCACCTGCTGCTTACTACAATGAAAGTTGGGATAAACTGAAATGGCATAGATGGATTGGGGAAGACGGTTCGCAGATAAAATCATTTAAAGATATGGTTAAGGCATTTCACAAAGAAGGCATTGCAGTAATGATGGATGTGGTCTACAATCATCTATCGGAATATGAGACAGGCAACTTAAAACAGATTGATAAAGAATATTATTTCAGATTGGATTCAAAGAGAAATTACATTGCCGAAAGTTATTGCGGTAATGATTTAAAAACCGAACGCCCGATGATGCGGCGGTTAATCATTGAAAGTATTTTGTATTGGATGAAAGAATATCACATTGACGGTTTCCGTTTTGATCTTGGAAAACTTTTAGATTGGAAAACAATTGAAGAAATTATTTCAGAAGCTAAAAAAGTAAATCCCAATGTTATTTTTACATGTGAACCCTGGGGCGGCGGATACGACCCTGCGGGATTTTCTTTACGCGGTTGGGCACCCTGGAATGATCAGATCCGTAACGGCATCAAAGGAGAAAATCCAAATAACGGACTCGGCTGGATCTTTGGTCAATGGTATGGAAATAATTCTCCGAAAAGAATTAAGAGTTATGTTAATGGAACATTAGTGCAAGACACTCTCGGACTTTTTCAGAAGAAAGAACATTCGGTAAATTATTTAGAATCACACGATGGTTATACGCTTGGTGATTTTATTAGACTAGGTTCCCGCGAAGTTGATCCGGAAAAAATAATTAAAGATGTAGATAAAAATGTAAAGCTTTCACCAAATCAAATGAAGCTTAATAAACTTGGTGCACTGTTCCTTTTTACCTCGCAAGGTATTGCTATGATTCATGAGGGACAGGAATTTGCAAGATCGAAAGTAATTCCGTTTAATATTAAAGCGAGTGATAACGATAGAGGCAAGATTGATCATAATTCATATAACAAAGACAACGAAACAAATTATATTAATTATAAACATGCTAAGATCAACAAAGAACTTGTTGATTATTACAAGGGATTAATCTCTTTGCGAAATACATATCCGGCATTTCGCCATGCTGAATATGAAAACATTATTTTCACCGACCATACAAAAAGCAAATTTGGTTTCAGCTACATTTTAAAATACGAGAAAGATGAATTCATAGTAATCTTCAATGCAGACCCAAAACAAGAATTAGAGTTTACTCTTCAGGTAGGAAGATATGATGTTTTAGTTGATAAAAATTCTGCCGGAACAAAACCCATGTATGAAGTTAAAGGTAAGATTATTTTAGAAACTACAACCGGAATGATTTTGAAACAAAAATAATTTTTCGTAGAGACGTCCCATGGAGCGTCTCCACATGGACAATTGTCAATTAAATATTGCCTTCCTCAACGAGCGTTCAATAGCATTTTTGAAATTAGCAAGATTTACCGGTTTCTGAAATACATACTCAACGCCTAATTCCTTATACTCAGCTTCAATGGATTTATTTATATCGCTGCTTAAAATAATTACAGGCGGTTTATATTTTAGTTCAGTAATGTTTAATTGTTTTACCAAATCGTAACCGCTCATTACCGGCATTTTATGATCTGTAATTACCAATGCAGGCAGAGATTGTTTAATGATCTCGAGAGCTTGTTTACCGTCAACCGCTTCCAATATATTGTAGTTTGATACCAAGCTCTTGATAAGTTTTGCATAGAGCATGCGGTCTGTTTTTGCATCATCAACTAAAAGAATATTCGCGGAAGCAACAGGAATTGAAAAAGTAAATGTTGTTCCTTTACCAATTTCACTTTCCACCCAAATTTCACCGCCGTGTTTATGGATAATATCATTTACTAAAGATAGACCTAATCCGCTTCCCTTCTCTCCTGCAGTTCCGCTTGTTGTATATTTAGTGTCTATCTTAAAGAGCTTAAAAATATCTTCTTTGCGAATTCCAACACCGTTATCTTTAACACTAAACTCAACTTGTTTCTTTTCGATATTTGCATGTGCACTTATACGTATTGTCCCGTCTGCTTTTGTAAACTTGATTGCATTCGATAATAAATTATTAAAAACTTGGGAAATCAATCCTTCATCAGCATGTATGTAAAAATCTTTTTCCAGTTCAGAGATAAGTTTAATTCTTTTTTGTATAGCAACTCCGGATAAAATCTGCATTGATTTATCTATTAAGTATTTTGCGTTGATCCTATCAGGTTCAAATTTGATACTGCCTGTTTGTAATCTTGTCCAATCTAAAAGCGAATTGACCAGACTCAACATACTTTTTGATGAATCTTGTATATACTGGATATACTGAGTTCTTCTCTCTTCTTCAATATCTTTATCATTTAGAAGAAGATCTGTGAACCCAAGAATTGAACTGAACGGCGTTCGCAAATCATGAGAGATAATAGAAATGAACCGGTCTTTTGTTTCATTAAGTTCTTGAAGATTCAGAGCAGATTTTTTTAATTCATCTTCGGCGCGTTTTGACAGACTAATATCACTTAATATTCCAAATATTTTTTGAATTTCTCCTTTTATATCGCGCACAAGTGTTATTCTGTTTTCGATCCAGATTATATTTCCAAGTGTGTCGATAATTCTATATTCAAACACTTCTGAATTTCTTACTATATCACCATAAAAATTGTAAAATTTATTTACTATTTCTTCTGTTTCATCGGGATGAATAATTTTTTTCCATAATGAAGAATCATTTAAATATTCTTCGGCGCTATAGCCGGTATTTTTTTTAACTGCGGGTGTATAAAATACTGCTTTTAATTTTCCGTCTTGTCTTTCGGCAGTCCAAATGCATTCATTAATGTTTTCAGAAATACTTCTATATCTTTCTTCGGAAAGCAATAACGCGCTTTGAGCTTTTTTCTCCTCGGTTACATCTCTCAAAACCCAGACTGCAAATCTTTCATTTTCAATTTGGTATAGAGAAACTGAATTTTCAACTTCTAATGATTCGTCATTTCTTTTTCTTCCTGTAAAGTAATAACGAGGAGGAGAATCTTTGCCGGCTTCTGTTAATTCCATGTAGCTGGAAATTTTTTCTCTGTCTTTGATATTTACGAACTCCAACGGATTAAGTCCGAAAATTTCGCTGGCACTCTTATATCCAAATATCTGAACGAAAGAGTCATTTACAAGTACGATTTTATTTTTACTTACCAATACTATCCCATCTAGTGAAGCTTCGAAGACAGAGCGGATCATCATCAAATCTTTTTCTGAATCTTTTTTAAGTGTGATATCAGTGAGGATGACATTGTAATATTGAACATTCCCGCTTAGATCGTTAACAGAGGAAAAGCTTGCCAGTACATAAAGCTTTTGCCCAAGTTTTGTTATTAGAGGAAGTTCAATTGACTGCATCTCCCTTTCAGCGATATCCTGGAAATCAAATTTTTCTTTTGATAAGAAATTCGGATCAACCAGATCTGAAAAAATGAGTTTTTTAATTTCATCTTTTTCATATTGAAAAACTTCAAGAAAGCGTGGATTGACATATGTAATTTTTTCAGAGAGATCTAGCGTGCAAATATATTCGTGAGAATTTGTAACGATATTTCGGAAACGTTCTTCGGATTTCTTGAGCAACACTTCATTCTTAATACGGTCTGAAACGCCGGTACACAAGAAAATTATTGTTTCATTTTCGTCTTCGCCAATTATTCCAATTTTAACATCATAGTATTCGGCAATACTTTCATCTTCGCTAATGTGAAATTGTTCTCTCCAAATTTTAGAGATTTTAATTTCCTTTAATAGTTTTTCGAAATAATTATCATTAAGAGTTGGAAAAATTTTACCAATATTTTTACCGTAAACTTCACTGCGGGTTAACCCAAAAAGTTTAGCAGCAGATTCATTCCAGAAAGTGATCTTACCGTTCTTGTTTGTCCCGATAAGACCGTCCATCACTGTTGCCGTTATCTGCTGGTATTTTGTAAGTTCATTTATCTCTTCTTCCGATAAGCCAACATGTTCGGAATCTTTACTCAAATCTTTTAATAAAAGAACAACCCAATGAACCTCGTTTCCATTATCACTAAAAGGTATGAGTGTGATACGGGCATTAATTTCTCTTTGATTTCGTATAAAGGGAATTTGTGTTGTAAG
This window contains:
- a CDS encoding M1 family aminopeptidase — its product is MKKIIQLLAIFLSISNFSFGQDAGEICSQSKIKAFAQLNKISQVQYPGDSSIDVTYYKLNLSLTYGNPGNISGIVTIDAKATQNQLATFFLDIVNQLTVTSVKLNGITDLTFSQPSGSDQLRITLDRTYGIGEKFSVDISYQGTPGSGGFGSFIFSTHSGQPIMWTLSEPYGAKDWWPSKDTPGDKADSSDVWITAASNYVSVSNGKLISETDNGNGTKTYKWKNSYPIAGYLISLAMTNYSLYQNQFNYGGSSPMPVTHYVFPENLQQNISNLDNTVNMLQIFSQKFGPYPFLREKYGHAQFGWGGGMEHQTITSLVSFSEMLVVHELAHQWYGDKVTCKDWQNIWLNEGFASYCECIYREAKYGTADFKSYVDNFMSQAKSAAGTIYVQNINSINEIFNSAREYKKGAIVLHMLRGIVGDDNFFKIMQQYANEPGLAYNVATTEDFQRIAERVSGIDLNYFFQEWIHGENFPVYSVVWSYKQDVNENYKVSLKITQSVNSNPSFFTMPIQIAITTSKGLVNTTVINNAQVQSIDLIVDGIPSAIQVDPGNWILKTVMKTTYQENIDLYPTNYTLDQNYPNPFNSGTSIRFELPIDSYITLNIYDELGSFVTSLINEKKSKGIYEVRFDPNNYKLASGIYFYTLKAGNYSETKKMIILK
- a CDS encoding TonB-dependent receptor — its product is MKFVKFTYAIFSILFIFTSVQYSQQNTLRGTVKDNDGSPLIGVNIYLKGTKIGTNSDKFGKYALKYNSPEDVVVFSMVGYKKQETKTSGKTELDIVLQEGVELSEIFVVGTRSYNRSSTESPVAIDVLDLKDAATRFGQSDMNQILQYVAPSFNSNRQSGADGADHIDPATLRGLGPDQTLVLINGKRRHQSSLVNMFGSRGRGNTGTDLNAIPLSAIDRVEILRDGASAQYGSDAIAGVINIVLKKSVNEFSGGLSSGAHSASLRTDRKFDGEEFNLGGNYGVSVGENGFLNVTLDYSRKGFTNRPADPNQYSIYRNQFGDASLENFGTFFNSRFSINNDATFYAFGGFNNRNTDAFAWTREAGSDRNIPQIYPNGFDPHILSNIKDQSLSAGMQTKLGEWDLDFNNTIGVNRFHYFVDGTLNTSLLDKSPTRFDAGGFQLAQNTTSLNFTRYFKEYLKGLNIAFGMEYRIENYEIFAGEEGSWKNYGVIDSVINNRVQKIDILGKAGGAQGFPGFRPENVLNESRTNLGAYVDVELDVTPQWMIGAAARWENYSDFGNTLNAKFATRFKITDDLALRASVSTGFRAPSLAQIYFNSTYTDFVAGVAVDKIIAKNNSTITHALGIPSLKQETAVNGSLGLTATPFDGFAATIDGYIVNINDRIVLTGSFQNDDPDIGAQLKASNVGAAQFFANALDTKTTGVDVILAYSKNIDSHIFKISYAGNFNNMELGSVKTSSKLKGKEDIYFGRREKYFLLASAPKSKMSFGIEHGFENIHTSLRLVYFGKVTLIDWNDAENVYDSKITTDLSFAYDFTKNLSLIIGGTNLFDVYPNKQDPGATESGGLWDAVQMGFSGRFLYGKLVFKL
- a CDS encoding glycoside hydrolase family 31 protein, with amino-acid sequence MKRVIFTSLVFFFYISVVYAGFDFVGGINNFKLGSNRVEFTLSNAKLNIYIVEQNLIRFRYTNQKDFSQAPSYAVVYQQSEKTKFEFKEEKEKFVLTTNELTVHIKKNPCRISIYDKQMNLLNSDEESFGVSFDNNEVRCFKKLFNDEKFYGLGEKSDDLLKNRNQYTMWNSDYPTYTSRKDELYVSIPFFIGTRNYKAYGIFFDNTYKSYFNMGASNNRFYWFGADKGEMDYYFIYGPEIKRVISDYTKLTGRIELPPMWALGYQQSRWSYYPEETVRRIAKTFRDKNIPCDVIYLDIHYMDGYRVFTFDKNRFPDPAKMISDLKSEGFKIVPIIDPGVKADLKYFAAKEGLEKNLFAKYPDGIPYQGEVWPSWAYFPDFTKKETRDWWGKNLSTFLNLGIEGFWNDMNEPSTWGQSFPDIVQFDDNGFNTDHKKIHNVYALSMARATREGLRQYSSKRHFILTRAGFAGVQRYSAVWTGDNESTEEHLKLACTMSQNLGLSGVSFVGYDVGGFMGEPTNDMYVRWMQLGAFTPFFRGHSAIDTKAREPFAFNETVEEYSRQAIQLRYKLLPFWYNEFYVSSQSGLPIMRSMFVNYPKDENCYSNEAQYQFMIGENLLVAPVLLSTDRFKKFYLPEGKWYDWNGNKIVAGGQWSVIEVPLNKIPLYIKEGGIVPMQEVQNYIGEKKIEQLELVIFPSGRSEYILYEDDGQSYQYETGKYSLTKFSLERDFKITKLLVTKLKADFKSDREKYLFTLLDTKQPKKIFLNDKELQSSAVSFDKEKNILQINADDVGNLNIQIKY
- a CDS encoding alpha-amylase family glycosyl hydrolase → MKRITKIITVLLIASITLLSQKTTGEKLYLKEIKSPETITDTIEFQKRYSGLDKFFSDKKLGSYVENKKTYFKLFTPSAIKVTLCLYDKPENKISKEYFLTKDENGVWETKLDGELYEKYYGYKVYHTGDDLSNSNMPVCVDPYAKAVTSYTTYMNPRLAIVTKEEKYDWEGTSWIQRDWRDLIIYEMHVRDITAHKSSGAKNRGSYKSLTEKNITGGLSYIKSLGVNTVELLPSQEFGNIEIPFKDSLSGKYNTWNPYERNHWGYMTSNFFAPAAYYNESWDKLKWHRWIGEDGSQIKSFKDMVKAFHKEGIAVMMDVVYNHLSEYETGNLKQIDKEYYFRLDSKRNYIAESYCGNDLKTERPMMRRLIIESILYWMKEYHIDGFRFDLGKLLDWKTIEEIISEAKKVNPNVIFTCEPWGGGYDPAGFSLRGWAPWNDQIRNGIKGENPNNGLGWIFGQWYGNNSPKRIKSYVNGTLVQDTLGLFQKKEHSVNYLESHDGYTLGDFIRLGSREVDPEKIIKDVDKNVKLSPNQMKLNKLGALFLFTSQGIAMIHEGQEFARSKVIPFNIKASDNDRGKIDHNSYNKDNETNYINYKHAKINKELVDYYKGLISLRNTYPAFRHAEYENIIFTDHTKSKFGFSYILKYEKDEFIVIFNADPKQELEFTLQVGRYDVLVDKNSAGTKPMYEVKGKIILETTTGMILKQK